DNA from Streptomyces sp. NBC_01476:
AGCGGCTCAGCGGCGGGTCGGGGCCGCGGCGGCGTCGGCCTGGTCGACGCCGTCCCACAGATTGTCGTACCACGGGCGGTGCGCCGCGGCCTGGTCGGTGGCCCGCCGCCGCGCCGCCGGATCCGCGGTCGTGCTGGGCGCCGGGGCCGCGACCTCGTACCCCGTCTCACCGGGGAGGACGTAGTGCAGCCGGGCGCGGGCCTGGGCGCGGACGTAGTCCGGGTCCTGCCAGCGCGCCTTCTCCTCGCGCAGTTGCTCGACCTTCTGCTTGGCCTGCTGGGCCTCGCGCCGCTGGTCGGCGATGTCGGAGCGCTGGGCGATGTACTGCCGCATCGGGTAGGCGAGGGCGATCACCAGGGCGCACAGCACGAGGGCGAGCAGGGCGGCGCGGCCGGTGAGCTTGTTGCGGCGCACCGGACGCCGGGCCGCGGCACGGTAGACGCGCGCCTGCGCCTCCTGGCCGATCGCCTTCAGCCGGGCCGCGGTGGAGAACCGGTCCGCCGCCACGCTGTGACTCCCCTCGCCGTTCCTGACCGCACAACCGTACGTACCCGATACTCCTGCGTCCCCGCCCACGGTACGGGACCGGGTGCGGGGACGTACGGAGGCGGTGGCCGTGAAGGCCGGTGCGGGCGTAACCGGTGGGGCAGGGTCAGTGCTTGAAGCGGGGGAACGCGGAGCGGCCGGCGTAGACCGCCGCGTCGTCCAGGATCTCCTCGATCCGCAGCAGCTGGTTGTACTTGGCGACGCGCTCGGAGCGGGCCGGGGCACCGGTCTTGATCTGGCCGCAGTTGGTGGCGACGGCCAGGTCGGCGATGGTGACGTCCTCGGTCTCACCGGAGCGGTGCGACATCATGCACTTGTAGCCGTTGCGCTGGGCCAGTTCGACCGCGTCGAGGGTCTCGGTCAGCGAACCGATCTGGTTCACCTTCACCAGCAGCGCGTTGGCGGTGTCGTTGTCGATGCCGCGCTGCAGACGCTCCGGGTTGGTGACGAAGAGGTCGTCGCCGACGATCTGCACCTTGGCGCCGAGCTTGTCGGTGAGGACCTTCCAGCCGGCCCAGTCGTCCTCGAAGAGCGGGTCCTCGATGGAGACCAGCGGGTAGGAGGCGACCAGGTCCTCGTAGTACTCCGTCAGCTGGGCGGCGGACTTCTCCTCGCCCTCGAAGGAGTACTTGCCGTCCTTGTAGAACTCCGAGGCGGCGACGTCGAGCGCGAGCGCGATGTCCTGGCCGGGCGCGTAACCGGCCTGCTTGATCGCCTCCAGGATGAGGTCGAGCGCCTCGCGGTTGGAGCCGAGGTTCGGCGCGAAGCCGCCCTCGTCGCCGAGGCCGGTGGACAGACCGCGGGTCTTCAGCACGCCCTTGAGGGTGTGGTAGACCTCGGCGCCCCAGCGCAGCGCCTCGGAGAAGGACTCGGCGCCGATCGGCGCGATCATGAACTCCTGGATGTCGACGTTGGAGTCCGCGTGCGAGCCGCCGTTGAGGATGTTCATCATCGGGACCGGCAGGACGTGCGCGTTCGGGCCGCCGAGGTAGCGGAAGAGCGGCAGGTCGGACGCTTCGGAGGCGGCGTGCGCGACGGCCAGCGAGACGCCGAGGATGGCGTTGGCGCCGAGCGAGGACTTGTCCGGGGTGGCATCCAGGTCGAACATCGCCTGGTCGATCAGCCGCTGCTCGGTGGCGTCGTAGCCGACCAGCTCGGGACCGATCTGCTCGATGACCGCGAGGACCGCCTTCTCGACGCCCTTCCCCTGGTACCGGTTGCGGTCGCCGTCACGGAGTTCGAGGGCCTCGAAGGCGCCGGTGGAGGCGCCGGACGGGACTGCGGCACGGCCCGTGCTGCCGTCGTCGAGGCCGACCTCGACCTCGACGGTGGGGTTGCCTCGCGAGTCGAGGATTTCCCGGGCTACGACGACGTCGATGGACGGCACGTTGTCTCCTTCTGAGATGTCTTCTCTTCTTTATCGGGACGAGCCTAACGGGCATCCGGGCCCGGATCGGCGCTAGGCCCGGACCAACAGACGGAATACCCCGGCCGGACACGCCAGGGGGAGGGCGTGTCCGGCCGGGGTGGTCGAAAGGCTTCGGCCGGCGTCCATCCGGCGTTCAGCCGGCAACTGCCCGTCCGGGGTCCCGCGGTGCCGGTCCCGGCGGCGGCGTCAGGGCCGTCACCGGGTCCTGGATCAGCTCAGGTGGAGGTGCTGGCCCGGGTAGATCAGGTTCGCGTCCTGCACGATGCCGTGGTTGAGCTCGTAGAGCTTCTTCCAGCCGCCGGCCACGTGGTGCGCGGCGGCGATCTTGGAGAGCGAGTCGCCGTGGACCACGGTGTACTCGCCGTCGCCCTTCTGGACCACCTTGTGGTGGGTGGTGTGGCGCGGGGCGGAGTGCGCCGGGGCGGCGGCCTTGTGCGTGGTCTTCGCCGGGGTGGACGCCTTGGTGGTGGTGGAGCTGCTGTCCGAGGCGGACGACGAGCCACCGGTGTTGACGTCGGGCGACGGGCCGCCCGCGGTCAGACCGCCGGCACCGGCGCAGGACCAGGCACCCGGGCCCTGCAGGGCGAGCAGCTTCTCGGCGACCGCTATCTGCTGGTCCTTGGTGGCGAGGTCGGCACGCTGGGCGTACTGCAGACCGCCGGCCGCTTCCCAGCTGGACTGCGAGAACTGCAGGCCACCGTAGTAGCCGTTGCCGGTGTTGATGGACCAGTTGCCGCCGGACTCGCACTGCGCCACGGCGTCCCAGGTGGCGACCGAGGCGGCCGACGAGGAGGTGGCGCCGATCAGCGGTACGGCGATCGCGGTACCGGCAACACCGGCGAATGTGGCGAATCGGACGAGCTTGGAGGCACGACGGTGCTTAGCCATGGTTTTTTGGGTCCCTCACCGACGCCTACGAGGTCAGCTGTCGGGTTCGGACGTGAGTTGCCCGGCCGGACCGCATCGTGCTCGTGCGGCCATCTCGGCTTCACCCCAAGCCGGGCCCCTGCCTGGTGTACGTACGCAAGCCCGGATGCTCTCCGGTGCTGCGGCGGCGTACGGCCGGGGTCCGGCGGAAGACCTTGGGTCCCCCGCTCCTGCCTGCGGCGCTTTCGCGTCGACTGTTCCCGTCGGGCGGCGGCAGGACTCGGCGTTCCTGCCCGGCGGGGCCCGCTGTGGCGAGC
Protein-coding regions in this window:
- a CDS encoding FtsB family cell division protein, which codes for MAADRFSTAARLKAIGQEAQARVYRAAARRPVRRNKLTGRAALLALVLCALVIALAYPMRQYIAQRSDIADQRREAQQAKQKVEQLREEKARWQDPDYVRAQARARLHYVLPGETGYEVAAPAPSTTADPAARRRATDQAAAHRPWYDNLWDGVDQADAAAAPTRR
- a CDS encoding transglycosylase family protein; the protein is MAKHRRASKLVRFATFAGVAGTAIAVPLIGATSSSAASVATWDAVAQCESGGNWSINTGNGYYGGLQFSQSSWEAAGGLQYAQRADLATKDQQIAVAEKLLALQGPGAWSCAGAGGLTAGGPSPDVNTGGSSSASDSSSTTTKASTPAKTTHKAAAPAHSAPRHTTHHKVVQKGDGEYTVVHGDSLSKIAAAHHVAGGWKKLYELNHGIVQDANLIYPGQHLHLS
- the eno gene encoding phosphopyruvate hydratase — protein: MPSIDVVVAREILDSRGNPTVEVEVGLDDGSTGRAAVPSGASTGAFEALELRDGDRNRYQGKGVEKAVLAVIEQIGPELVGYDATEQRLIDQAMFDLDATPDKSSLGANAILGVSLAVAHAASEASDLPLFRYLGGPNAHVLPVPMMNILNGGSHADSNVDIQEFMIAPIGAESFSEALRWGAEVYHTLKGVLKTRGLSTGLGDEGGFAPNLGSNREALDLILEAIKQAGYAPGQDIALALDVAASEFYKDGKYSFEGEEKSAAQLTEYYEDLVASYPLVSIEDPLFEDDWAGWKVLTDKLGAKVQIVGDDLFVTNPERLQRGIDNDTANALLVKVNQIGSLTETLDAVELAQRNGYKCMMSHRSGETEDVTIADLAVATNCGQIKTGAPARSERVAKYNQLLRIEEILDDAAVYAGRSAFPRFKH